One region of Candidatus Binatia bacterium genomic DNA includes:
- a CDS encoding MmgE/PrpD family protein, producing the protein AIHPEKIAEVVCRTAEGPVHRLWEPLKEKQRPVSGYGAKFALPYSIAIILVRGKAGLAEFSDEAIREEEVLKIADKVRYELDPTIDYPRHLSGHVKIKLSDGTILEENQPYPRGGFELPLPPEDIEEKFRANASLAIAGEKAEEIVSTVRALETLPKIETLADLLTT; encoded by the coding sequence CGCGATTCATCCCGAGAAAATCGCCGAGGTCGTCTGCCGCACCGCCGAGGGGCCGGTGCACCGTCTCTGGGAGCCGCTCAAGGAAAAACAGCGGCCGGTCAGCGGCTACGGCGCCAAGTTCGCCCTGCCCTACAGCATCGCGATCATTCTGGTCCGCGGCAAGGCGGGCCTCGCGGAGTTCTCGGACGAAGCGATCCGCGAGGAGGAAGTATTAAAGATCGCCGACAAAGTCCGCTACGAACTCGATCCGACGATCGACTATCCGCGACACCTGTCGGGCCACGTGAAAATCAAGTTGAGCGACGGCACTATCCTGGAAGAAAACCAGCCCTATCCGCGCGGCGGCTTCGAGCTGCCGCTGCCGCCCGAGGACATCGAAGAAAAATTCCGCGCCAACGCGAGCCTCGCGATCGCCGGCGAAAAGGCGGAAGAGATCGTTTCCACGGTCCGAGCACTGGAGACGCTGCCGAAGATCGAGACGCTGGCAGATCTACTCACCACCTGA